Genomic segment of Syntrophorhabdaceae bacterium:
CTGGGGAGAGCTTTAGGACTATCTTTTCCAGATCATATCTTTGAGTTCTTTGCCGACTTTAAAATAGGGGAGTTTCTTTGGTTCCACGTTTACCACGTCGCCGCTTTTGGGATTGCGTCCCTTGTATGCTTTGTACTGGCGGAGCGAAAAGTTTCCGAACCCCCTGATCTCCACTCTCTTTCCTTCAACGATTGCCGATTTTATAGTCTCCAGGATATTGTCCACCGCGATTTTGGCGATCTTCTGGTTCAGCTTCAGGTCTTCCGCGAGTTTGTTGATGATGTCCGTTTTGTTCATTACCGGTACCTCCTATTGATTTTCCATTACATAGTGAAACGCGTTTTTGAATATTCCCAGGCCGTCTCCCTCTTCGCTCAGCTTCTCACGGGTCCAACGGGGATGCTGGGTGAAGGTGACGTAGGCTTCCGGGTGGGGCATGAGTCCGAAGATCCTCCCCGTGGAATCGCAGATGCCCGCGACGGCTTTCTCCGAGCCGTTGGGATTATCGGGATATCGGGAAGTGACTTCCCCTTTCTCGTCCACGTACTGCAGGGCGATATGGCCTTTTTTTTCGGCCCGGACAGAGTCGCCCGAGGCTGCGAAGATAAACTTTCCTTCTCCATGTCTTACCGGGAGATAGATCGTCTCCATACCCCGGGTGAAGATGCATTTGGAATCAGGGTTTGCTTTGAGGAGGACCCACCGGTCCTCGAACTTGCCCGAGTCATTAAAGGTAAGGGTCACGGTTTGGGGGCCGTAATCGCCGTCAAAGCCCGGGAGGAGTCCTGTTTTGACGAGAAGCTGAAAGCCGTTGCATATCCCGAGAATGATCTTGCCCTCGTTCACGAATTTTATCGCTTCATCGATAAATCTCTTTCCGGAGGAGCCGATCTTCTGGTATTTCCATCGCACCGCCTGGGCCTTCGCGGCGCCGAGGTCGTCTCCGTCCAGGAAGCCGCCGGGAAGGTTGAGAAAGGAATACTTGTGAATGACCCGGGGGTCTTCCATCAGGGCGTTGATATGGAGAAGCTCCGCATCGAAGCCCGTCAGCTTGTGGGCGTGGGCCGTCTCGTACTCGCAGTTTATTCCGTTGCCGAACAATATCAGACTTTTTGGTTTTTTCTTCATCATCATGTGGCGTAGCTGTGCAAACCGGACAGGATAAAATTTACTCCAAAATACGTAAAAATGACACTTAAAAATCCGATTATAGAGACCATGGCAATCCTTTTACCTTTCCAGCCCTTTACCACCCGTGCGTGGAGATAGAGGGCGTAAACTATCCACGTAATGAGGGACCACGTTTCCTTGGGGTCCCAGCTCCAGTAGCTGCCCCAGGCATAGTGGGCCCATACGGCACCAGTAAGTATACCAGCACTCAGCATAGGAAATCCAACAATAATGCTTCGATAATTAATTTCATCGAGGTTTTCACGCGGAGCCGCCCCGCCCCGTCCCTTCACCAGGTAGAGGAGAGCGGCGATAAAGGAGATGGCAAAGGCCGCATAGGCGAGAAAACAGGTAATCACATGAATATGGAGCCAGTTGCTCTGCAGGGCCGGGACCAGGGGTTGTATCGTCTTCTGGACGGAAGGGGAGAGAGAGGCGTACCCCATAAAAAAGAGGGAGACGAGAGAGGCGAGGGCGGGAATCAGAGGGATGGTGAGACGCTTCCTCATCACCGCCGTGATGAAGGCGACGCACCACGCATAGAAGATGAGGGACTCGTAAAAATTGGAAAGAGGTGCGTGGCCCATGCCCATCCGGTACGATTCGGCCCATCGTGCCGCCAGTCCCGCGGTGTGGAGGGCGAGAGTTGTGTAGAGGGCGGTCCACGCAACGATTTCAATCCTCTTTTTCCGGAAGGCGAAAAAGAGGATGTGAACGAAGAAGATGAGGAGATAGAGAAGGGTGACGACGCCGAAAATATTATGACTCATTGCCCGAAACCTTTGCTTTCAGGCGCATGAAATCCTCCCTGAAAGGCTCTTTCCTCTTTGGCGCGATCCCTGCCACTATAAGACCGGATGACGTGCTCCTCACGTAGATCCTCCTGTAATACACAAAGAAGTTGACATAGAGCCCGAAGAGCATAAGGGCAAAACCCGTCCAGACGAGCCACACGCCCGGGTCCTTCGATATTTCGAGGCCCGTAAAATATTCTTCCCTGATGTCGTCGAGTCGCATGGTTACCCCGGCAAGCTCTTTTTCTCTCAGGTTCTCCACGTCTCTTAAAAACCACGAAGTTCTGGGCCTGCCGTCGTCGAGGTATGCCACGAGGACCCCGGGACCGAAATTATGGACCTTGTTCTCGAACCTGACCACCATGAGAAGGAGGCCGTCCTTCTTGAAAGTCTCCCGTTCCTTCAGGACAACACGTTCGCCCCCGATGCGGAAGGAGAAGGACGGTTTCTGCCCGTACGAGGACTGATAGACGTGAATGCCTTTATAGTAAAGGGGATCGTTGACCCGTATCTCCTTTTCCATTATTTTTTTCCCCTTGTCGATCACCTGAATACGGCTCACGTAATCCCTGGGCTCGCCTCCGGGATAAAAGGATACCTTGAAATCGTCGCATTTAAGCGAAAAGCCGAGGCTCCGCTCAACAGGCCTTTCCCCCCGCAAGGTCGCCCGGTCAGCCGTCTCGCCCTTCATGAGGACCATGTATCCCCTGTATCCGAAGAGGGCGCCCACCAATCCTCCGAGGACGATGAAGATGATGCTTGCGTGGATCATGAAGACCCCGTAACGGGACCATCTGCCTTTCTCGTAGACCGACCCTCCCGTCTCATTGCTCACAAGGCGGTAAGAGCGGCCGAGGGCCTGCTCCGCATCGTTGCGGCTCTTACCCGGGGCTTCGAAGTGCATCTCCATGCGTCTCATGGCCGGCTCGTCCGGAATGCCTGCGGCCACGGCTCCCGTTCGGATGAAACGGGAGAACCGGCCCGCGGTGCAGAGAATGAGGTTTATCATGAAAAGCACGATGAGAAAATAAAACCAGGCAGAGTGGTATGCGTCGTCGAGACTGAAGAATTTTATGAACTTTACCGTACTTGCAGAGTAGACGGAAAGATACTCCTCCATCGGGGCCCCCTGCTTTATCACCGTTCCGAGGACGGACCCGGCGGCGATCAGGGCGAGGAGGAATATGGTGAATTTTACCGAAGATAAGAACC
This window contains:
- a CDS encoding phosphoribosylformylglycinamidine synthase subunit PurQ gives rise to the protein MMMKKKPKSLILFGNGINCEYETAHAHKLTGFDAELLHINALMEDPRVIHKYSFLNLPGGFLDGDDLGAAKAQAVRWKYQKIGSSGKRFIDEAIKFVNEGKIILGICNGFQLLVKTGLLPGFDGDYGPQTVTLTFNDSGKFEDRWVLLKANPDSKCIFTRGMETIYLPVRHGEGKFIFAASGDSVRAEKKGHIALQYVDEKGEVTSRYPDNPNGSEKAVAGICDSTGRIFGLMPHPEAYVTFTQHPRWTREKLSEEGDGLGIFKNAFHYVMENQ
- a CDS encoding cytochrome c biogenesis protein, encoding MSHNIFGVVTLLYLLIFFVHILFFAFRKKRIEIVAWTALYTTLALHTAGLAARWAESYRMGMGHAPLSNFYESLIFYAWCVAFITAVMRKRLTIPLIPALASLVSLFFMGYASLSPSVQKTIQPLVPALQSNWLHIHVITCFLAYAAFAISFIAALLYLVKGRGGAAPRENLDEINYRSIIVGFPMLSAGILTGAVWAHYAWGSYWSWDPKETWSLITWIVYALYLHARVVKGWKGKRIAMVSIIGFLSVIFTYFGVNFILSGLHSYAT
- a CDS encoding HU family DNA-binding protein; translation: MNKTDIINKLAEDLKLNQKIAKIAVDNILETIKSAIVEGKRVEIRGFGNFSLRQYKAYKGRNPKSGDVVNVEPKKLPYFKVGKELKDMIWKR
- a CDS encoding cytochrome c biogenesis protein ResB, whose product is MSQKIIDGKSEDSNGGLGKGLLNGVYRFLSSVKFTIFLLALIAAGSVLGTVIKQGAPMEEYLSVYSASTVKFIKFFSLDDAYHSAWFYFLIVLFMINLILCTAGRFSRFIRTGAVAAGIPDEPAMRRMEMHFEAPGKSRNDAEQALGRSYRLVSNETGGSVYEKGRWSRYGVFMIHASIIFIVLGGLVGALFGYRGYMVLMKGETADRATLRGERPVERSLGFSLKCDDFKVSFYPGGEPRDYVSRIQVIDKGKKIMEKEIRVNDPLYYKGIHVYQSSYGQKPSFSFRIGGERVVLKERETFKKDGLLLMVVRFENKVHNFGPGVLVAYLDDGRPRTSWFLRDVENLREKELAGVTMRLDDIREEYFTGLEISKDPGVWLVWTGFALMLFGLYVNFFVYYRRIYVRSTSSGLIVAGIAPKRKEPFREDFMRLKAKVSGNES